From the Halomarina salina genome, the window GGTTCCAGCAGGGCGCGAGCGTCGCTCGGTTCGTAGTACCGCATCCGGTACTTCCCGCCCGCCTCGTACGGCGAGCGCGGCGTCGGAATCGAGAGGACGAACCGCCCGTCGGGCGCGACGACGCGGCGCACCTCGGCGGTGAGCGCCGCGACGTCGAGGAACCGCCAGTCGTACGGCCCGACGCAGACCGCCGCGTCGAACTGGTCGTCCGGGAACGGGAGGCGCGGCGACTCGGGCGGAACCCGCTCGTAGCGCCCGACGCGGTCGCCGAGCACCGTTTCGGCGCGCTCGCTCGCGGCGTCGGCGAAGTCCACGCGGGTCACCGACTCGGCGGTCAGTCCCTCGGTGACGGTCGTCTCGCTGGCGACGTCGAGGACGTGCCCGCGCTCGCCGAACAGGTCCAGCGCCTGCTCGCGTTCGGCGTCGCGGAGGTACTGCGTGAGGGGGTCGGCGGGCGGCTGGTCGACCCAGCGCGTCAGCGTCTCCTCACGCACGGCGACCCCTCCTGGGGACGGTGTGTCGCGGTGTAGTCGTGTTCATGGACGGTGTTGCCGTGGCGTCCGCATCAGTAGTCGCGACATACCTCCCACGAATACGGAGCATCGACGAGCCCACGCGAGACGAGCGGGAATCCCGAGCACGCTGGCGAGGAGTGCACCGTCTCGCCGCTGTCGGTCACTCCCCGGTGAGTTCGATGTCCTCGGGAACGAGGGAGAATCCGAGCGTCCGGAAGTCGCTATCGAAGGCGAAGACGTGGTCGATGTCACGCTCCGCGGCGAGCACGCCGGTCGTGTGGTCGACGAACGAAATTTGCTGGTCGTCGTACCGCTCGAACTGCTCGGCTGCGGCCTCGAACGTCGGTCGCCCGACGGGGAGACGGTTGATACTGTCCGACCCTCTGATAGCGCGAAGCGCCCTCGTGGCGACGCTGTGGCCCAGTTTGTACAGCGCCAGTGTCGCGAACTCCGAGAGAACGGACTGGGACGTGTACATCGGTCGGTACGGAACGTCGCCGGACCGAATCCCATCGAACAGGCGGGTCGCCTCGTCGTGGTGTGCGTCGTCCTCGTCGGCCCGCGCGTAGAACGCCCCGGTATCGACGAATATCGGCGTCGCGCCGTCACGGCTCACGCCGACCGCTCACCGTAGAGGACGGCGTCGACGTTCTCCGAGACGTCCGACTCGCCCGACGCTCCCGGTTCGAACGACCAGAACGGATCATTCGGGTCGACAGCGTGTGCCGACTCGGTCCCGTCAATTCTCCACCAGACGACCCGACCGGCCGTCTTTCGACT encodes:
- a CDS encoding type II toxin-antitoxin system VapC family toxin — translated: MSRDGATPIFVDTGAFYARADEDDAHHDEATRLFDGIRSGDVPYRPMYTSQSVLSEFATLALYKLGHSVATRALRAIRGSDSINRLPVGRPTFEAAAEQFERYDDQQISFVDHTTGVLAAERDIDHVFAFDSDFRTLGFSLVPEDIELTGE